A section of the Streptomyces sp. CG1 genome encodes:
- a CDS encoding heme-binding protein, which produces MSTTAVAPLSIEDAELLVAAARRAAEDAGVTVSVTVLDAGGHLLAFRRDDRAVLISGETSTRKAYTALQLNAPTGDLVDAVQPGGLFHTLPTALDRPLLFIAGGVPVHRDGRLIGAIGAIGVGGGAPEQDHSFATAAVQALV; this is translated from the coding sequence ATGAGCACCACCGCAGTCGCCCCGCTGTCCATCGAGGACGCCGAACTCCTCGTCGCCGCCGCCCGCCGGGCAGCCGAGGACGCCGGGGTCACCGTCAGCGTCACCGTCCTGGACGCCGGCGGCCATCTGCTCGCCTTCCGCCGGGACGACCGGGCTGTGCTGATCTCCGGCGAGACCAGCACCCGCAAGGCCTACACTGCGCTCCAGCTGAACGCCCCCACCGGCGACCTGGTCGACGCCGTCCAGCCGGGTGGCCTGTTCCACACGCTGCCCACGGCCCTCGACCGGCCCCTGCTGTTCATCGCGGGCGGTGTCCCCGTCCACCGGGACGGCAGGCTGATCGGCGCGATCGGCGCGATCGGCGTTGGCGGCGGTGCGCCGGAGCAGGACCACAGCTTCGCCACCGCTGCCGTGCAGGCACTCGTCTGA
- a CDS encoding MFS transporter, translated as MPLALLALAIGAFGIGTTEFVIMGLLPQVAGDFGVSIPTAGLLVTGYALGVVVGAPVMTVLGTKVSRKRMLMLLMSLFIAGNLLSAVAPAFAIMLIGRVVASLAHGAFFGIGSVVAAELVAPHKKAGAIAMMFTGLTVANVVGVPLGTLIGQHVGWRVTFAIVAALGVVGLVGVAKLVPEMPRPEGVHLRHELAAFKNAQVLLAMAMTVLGFGGVFAAITYIAPMMTHIAGFADGSVTWLLVLFGLGMVGGNLIGGKFADRALMPMLYVSLGALAVVLALFTLTAHNKIAAAVTIALIGALGFATVPPLQKRVLDQAHGAPTLASAVNIGAFNLGNALSAWLGGIVIAAGYDYTAPNWVGAALAAAALVLAVLSAALERRAGVHGTVVASGKPAGQQTPVHH; from the coding sequence ATGCCTCTCGCGCTTCTGGCCCTCGCGATCGGGGCCTTCGGAATCGGAACGACCGAGTTCGTGATCATGGGCTTGCTGCCGCAGGTCGCAGGTGACTTCGGGGTGTCCATCCCTACGGCGGGCCTGCTGGTGACGGGCTACGCGCTCGGTGTGGTCGTCGGCGCCCCGGTGATGACCGTGCTCGGTACGAAGGTCTCCCGCAAGCGCATGCTGATGCTGCTGATGAGCCTCTTCATCGCCGGAAACCTGCTCTCCGCGGTGGCCCCCGCCTTCGCGATCATGCTGATTGGACGCGTGGTGGCCTCGCTCGCGCACGGTGCCTTCTTCGGTATCGGCTCGGTCGTCGCGGCCGAGCTGGTGGCGCCCCACAAGAAGGCCGGCGCCATCGCCATGATGTTCACCGGCCTGACCGTCGCCAATGTCGTCGGTGTCCCGCTGGGCACGCTCATCGGCCAGCATGTCGGCTGGCGCGTCACCTTCGCCATCGTCGCCGCTCTCGGGGTCGTCGGTCTCGTCGGTGTCGCCAAGCTGGTGCCCGAGATGCCGAGGCCCGAGGGGGTGCACCTGCGTCATGAGCTGGCCGCTTTCAAGAACGCCCAGGTGCTGCTCGCCATGGCGATGACCGTTCTCGGCTTCGGCGGCGTCTTCGCGGCCATCACCTACATCGCGCCGATGATGACCCACATCGCGGGCTTCGCCGACGGCTCGGTCACGTGGCTGCTGGTCCTCTTCGGCCTCGGCATGGTCGGCGGCAACCTCATCGGCGGCAAGTTCGCCGACCGCGCCCTGATGCCGATGCTCTATGTCTCCCTGGGCGCCCTGGCCGTGGTCCTGGCCCTCTTCACGCTCACCGCCCACAACAAGATCGCGGCGGCTGTCACCATCGCCCTGATCGGCGCCCTGGGCTTCGCGACCGTACCGCCGCTGCAGAAGCGCGTGCTCGACCAGGCGCACGGTGCGCCGACGCTCGCGTCGGCTGTGAACATCGGCGCCTTCAACCTGGGCAATGCGCTCTCCGCCTGGCTCGGCGGCATCGTGATCGCGGCCGGCTACGACTACACGGCCCCCAACTGGGTCGGTGCCGCCCTCGCCGCGGCCGCCCTGGTCCTCGCCGTCCTCTCGGCGGCGCTGGAGCGCCGCGCCGGAGTCCACGGCACCGTGGTCGCCTCTGGGAAGCCCGCCGGGCAGCAGACGCCGGTCCACCACTGA
- a CDS encoding MarR family winged helix-turn-helix transcriptional regulator, whose amino-acid sequence MTATDPALTALAQGWCALSALHGKIEAYIERALQTKHDLSVREYSLLDVLNRQHDGEGGHLQMKQVADAVVLSQSATTRLVTRLEDRGLLERYLCPTDRRGIYTDVTEAGLQLLEEARPTNDAALREALDDASKNPELAPLVRAVESLNVPA is encoded by the coding sequence ATGACAGCGACGGACCCCGCGCTCACGGCCCTCGCGCAGGGCTGGTGCGCCCTCTCTGCGCTGCACGGAAAGATCGAGGCGTACATCGAGCGCGCCCTCCAGACGAAGCACGACCTGAGCGTGCGCGAGTACTCCCTGCTCGATGTACTGAACCGTCAGCACGACGGTGAGGGCGGCCATCTGCAGATGAAGCAGGTCGCCGACGCGGTCGTCCTGAGCCAGAGCGCCACCACGCGGTTGGTGACCCGGCTGGAGGACCGCGGCCTGCTGGAGCGCTACCTGTGCCCCACCGACCGGCGCGGCATCTACACCGACGTCACCGAGGCAGGCTTGCAACTGCTCGAGGAGGCACGGCCCACCAATGACGCCGCCCTGCGCGAGGCTCTGGACGACGCCTCCAAAAACCCCGAACTGGCACCGCTGGTACGAGCCGTAGAGTCTCTGAACGTGCCTGCATAG
- a CDS encoding GNAT family N-acetyltransferase — protein MGDLEIRRATADDLPAIVAMLADDPLGAQRESTDDMTPYRAALERLDADPNQHLVVAVREGRVIATLQLTIIAGLSHKGTTRALIEAVRIHADERGSGLGSLLIEWAIDTSRQVGCRMVQLTSDKTRTDAHRFYERLGFSATHEGFKLRL, from the coding sequence ATGGGAGATCTTGAAATACGGCGTGCGACCGCCGACGACCTTCCGGCGATCGTCGCGATGCTGGCCGACGACCCACTGGGCGCTCAGCGCGAGTCCACCGACGACATGACGCCTTACCGGGCCGCGCTGGAACGCCTGGACGCCGACCCGAATCAGCACCTCGTCGTCGCCGTCCGTGAGGGTCGCGTGATCGCAACCCTCCAGCTCACGATCATCGCTGGGCTCTCCCACAAGGGGACGACTCGCGCGCTCATCGAGGCCGTGCGCATCCACGCCGACGAACGGGGCAGCGGGCTGGGCAGCCTGCTGATCGAGTGGGCGATCGACACCTCACGGCAGGTCGGCTGCCGAATGGTGCAGTTGACGTCCGACAAAACACGCACTGACGCCCACCGCTTCTACGAACGGCTCGGCTTCAGCGCCACGCACGAGGGCTTCAAACTGCGCCTCTGA
- a CDS encoding serine hydrolase domain-containing protein has protein sequence MTTPQDELLPTTRRALLHRIAVAQAEGRAPSLVAAVVRGGRAVWHGARTSVDGHGPDETVQYRIGSITKTFTAVLVMRLRDEGRLDLGDPLEKHLPGTGAGEATLAELLAHTAGLAAESPAPWWERTPGTLRPELSDVLGEQPLLHPVGRRHHYSNPGYTVLGALVEELRGAPWEEVLRSEILEPLGLHRTSTQPQAPHAGGWAVHPWADAMLPEPLQDLGRMAPAGQLWSTTGDLARFAAFLAVGDDRVLSAESVREMRTPAAPPEAADVLDGATYGLGLQIERRDDRLLVGHSGSLPGFLANLTLSVEDDVAAVVLANCTSGPLLGAVGADLVRIVAEAEPRIPEPWRPLREVDPAVLELAGQWYWGTNAFGLRLSADGLLALGPLTGSGRRARFRSNGDGTWTGLEGYFAGELLRPVRRPDGAVSHLDLGSFVFTRQPYDPEAAVPGGVDPEGWRGIR, from the coding sequence ATGACGACACCCCAGGATGAGCTGCTCCCCACGACCCGACGAGCCCTGCTGCACCGGATCGCTGTCGCACAGGCCGAGGGGCGGGCGCCGTCGCTGGTCGCGGCCGTTGTGCGGGGCGGGCGGGCCGTGTGGCACGGGGCGCGGACCTCGGTCGACGGGCATGGCCCGGACGAGACGGTGCAGTACCGGATCGGATCCATCACCAAGACCTTCACCGCCGTCCTGGTGATGCGGCTGCGCGACGAGGGCCGGCTCGACCTCGGTGACCCGCTGGAGAAGCACCTGCCGGGCACCGGCGCGGGCGAAGCGACGCTCGCCGAACTGCTCGCGCACACCGCGGGACTGGCGGCCGAGTCGCCCGCGCCCTGGTGGGAGCGGACCCCCGGCACCCTCCGTCCCGAGCTGAGCGATGTACTCGGCGAGCAGCCCCTCCTGCACCCCGTCGGCCGACGGCACCACTACTCCAATCCCGGCTACACGGTGCTCGGTGCGCTGGTGGAGGAGCTGCGAGGTGCTCCCTGGGAAGAGGTGCTGCGCAGTGAGATCCTCGAGCCGCTCGGCCTGCACCGTACGAGCACGCAGCCGCAGGCCCCGCACGCCGGGGGATGGGCCGTGCATCCGTGGGCGGACGCGATGCTGCCGGAGCCGCTGCAGGATCTAGGCAGGATGGCGCCGGCCGGTCAGCTGTGGTCGACCACGGGGGACCTGGCGCGGTTCGCGGCGTTCCTGGCCGTGGGGGACGACCGAGTACTCAGTGCGGAGTCGGTGCGGGAGATGCGTACGCCGGCGGCGCCGCCAGAAGCGGCGGACGTGCTGGACGGGGCCACCTACGGCCTCGGTCTGCAGATCGAGCGCCGCGACGACCGGCTTCTGGTCGGGCACTCCGGTTCGCTGCCGGGTTTCCTGGCCAACCTCACCCTCAGCGTGGAGGACGACGTGGCGGCGGTGGTGCTTGCCAACTGCACCAGTGGACCGCTGCTGGGGGCCGTGGGCGCCGACCTCGTGCGGATCGTGGCCGAGGCGGAGCCGCGGATCCCGGAGCCCTGGCGGCCGCTGCGCGAGGTCGATCCGGCGGTCCTGGAGCTGGCGGGGCAGTGGTATTGGGGGACGAATGCCTTCGGCTTGCGGCTGTCTGCGGACGGCCTTCTCGCGCTCGGCCCGCTGACCGGCAGTGGCCGGCGTGCCCGCTTCCGCTCGAATGGTGACGGCACCTGGACCGGCCTGGAGGGCTACTTCGCCGGAGAGCTGCTGCGGCCCGTACGACGCCCGGACGGAGCCGTGAGCCACCTCGACCTCGGCTCGTTCGTGTTCACGCGGCAGCCGTACGACCCCGAGGCCGCGGTGCCCGGTGGAGTGGATCCGGAGGGTTGGCGGGGTATCCGCTAG
- the dnaB gene encoding replicative DNA helicase, with protein sequence MSISEPLDDPWADAGPSDRLPASRRRGDGGRGRDEQHDRGRENASWDEGGSSFERVPPQDLDAEQSVLGGMLLSKDAIADVVEILKGHDFYKPAHETIYQAILDVYAKGEPADPITIAAELTKRGEINKVGGAAYLHSLVQTVPTAANAEYYAEIVHERAVLRRLVEAGTRITQMGYAADGDVDEIVNSAQAEIYAVTEQRTSEDYLPLGDIMEGALDEIEAIGSRSGEMTGVPTGFTDFDSLTNGLHPGQMIVIAARPAMGKSTLALDFARAASIKNNLPSVIFSLEMGRNEIAMRLLSAEARVALHHMRSGTMTDEDWTRLARRMPDVSAAPLYIDDSPNLSMMEIRAKCRRLKQRNDLKLVVIDYLQLMQSGGSKRAESRQQEVSDMSRNLKLLAKELEIPVIALSQLNRGPEQRTDKKPMVSDLRESGSIEQDADMVILLHREDAYEKESPRAGEADLIVAKHRNGPTATITVAFQGHYSRFVDMAQT encoded by the coding sequence GTGAGCATTTCCGAGCCCTTGGACGATCCGTGGGCCGACGCCGGACCCAGTGATCGTCTGCCGGCCTCCCGTCGACGCGGTGACGGCGGCCGGGGCCGTGACGAACAGCACGACCGGGGCCGGGAGAACGCCTCCTGGGACGAAGGGGGTTCCTCCTTCGAGCGGGTGCCGCCGCAGGATCTGGACGCCGAGCAGTCGGTGCTGGGCGGCATGCTCCTGTCCAAGGACGCCATCGCCGACGTCGTCGAGATCCTCAAGGGCCACGACTTCTACAAGCCCGCGCACGAGACGATCTACCAGGCGATTCTGGATGTCTACGCCAAGGGCGAGCCAGCCGACCCGATCACCATCGCCGCCGAACTCACCAAGCGCGGCGAGATCAACAAGGTCGGCGGGGCCGCCTATCTGCACAGCCTCGTCCAGACCGTGCCGACGGCGGCCAACGCCGAGTACTACGCGGAGATCGTCCATGAGCGGGCAGTGCTGCGCCGCCTGGTCGAAGCCGGTACGCGCATCACACAGATGGGATACGCGGCCGACGGCGATGTCGACGAGATCGTCAACAGCGCTCAGGCCGAGATCTACGCCGTCACCGAGCAGCGCACCAGCGAGGACTACCTGCCGCTCGGCGACATCATGGAAGGCGCCCTGGACGAGATCGAGGCGATCGGCTCGCGCAGCGGCGAGATGACCGGTGTGCCGACCGGCTTCACCGACTTCGACTCGCTGACGAACGGTCTGCACCCGGGCCAGATGATCGTCATCGCCGCCCGACCCGCCATGGGTAAGTCGACGCTCGCACTGGACTTCGCGCGGGCCGCCTCGATCAAGAACAACCTCCCCAGCGTCATCTTCTCGCTGGAAATGGGCCGCAACGAGATCGCGATGCGTCTGCTGTCCGCCGAGGCCCGGGTCGCCCTGCACCACATGCGGTCCGGCACGATGACCGATGAGGACTGGACCCGCCTCGCCCGCCGGATGCCGGACGTCTCGGCCGCACCGCTCTACATCGACGACTCCCCCAACCTGTCGATGATGGAGATCCGCGCCAAGTGCCGGCGCCTGAAGCAGCGCAACGACCTGAAGCTGGTCGTCATCGACTACCTCCAGCTGATGCAGTCCGGCGGCTCCAAGCGCGCCGAGAGCCGCCAGCAGGAGGTCTCGGACATGTCCCGTAACCTCAAGCTGCTCGCCAAGGAGCTGGAGATCCCGGTCATCGCGCTCTCCCAGCTCAACCGTGGCCCCGAGCAGCGCACCGACAAGAAGCCCATGGTCTCCGACCTGCGCGAGTCGGGCTCCATCGAGCAGGACGCCGACATGGTCATCCTGCTGCACCGCGAGGACGCATACGAGAAGGAGTCCCCGCGCGCGGGCGAGGCCGACCTGATCGTGGCCAAGCACCGAAACGGTCCCACCGCCACGATCACGGTCGCCTTCCAGGGCCACTACTCCCGTTTCGTGGACATGGCCCAGACCTGA
- a CDS encoding MATE family efflux transporter: MTRAPAIPMATRRRHDREIVTLAVPAFGALVAEPLFVMADSAIVGHLGTAQLAGLGVASALLTTAVSVFVFLAYATTAAVARQVGAGHLPAAIRQGMDGVWLALLLGIGVIAVVLPLAPGIVDLFGASTTAAPYATTYLRISALGIPAMLIVLAATGVLRGLQDTRTPLYVAVAGFVANGALNAGLVYGAGLGIAGSAWGTVIAQCGIAAVYLTVVVRGARRYGASLRPDTAGIRASAQAGVPLLVRTLSLRAILMIATAVAARLGDADIAAHQIILSLWSLLAFALDAIAIAGQAIIGRYLGANDPLGAREACRRMVQWGMATGVVLGMLVVAARPLFLPLFTSDSVVKDAALPALLLVALSQPVCGIVFVLDGVLMGAGDGPYLAGAMVVTLAVFTPVALLVPTLGGGLTALWAAMTLMMTVRMLTLWLRTRSGRWIVTGATR; this comes from the coding sequence ATGACCCGGGCTCCCGCGATACCCATGGCCACCCGTCGGCGGCACGACAGAGAGATCGTCACGCTGGCCGTGCCGGCCTTCGGTGCTCTCGTCGCCGAGCCTCTCTTCGTCATGGCCGACAGTGCCATCGTCGGCCACCTCGGGACCGCTCAGCTCGCCGGGCTTGGCGTCGCTTCCGCCCTCCTCACCACCGCGGTGAGCGTCTTCGTCTTCCTCGCCTACGCCACAACCGCCGCCGTGGCCCGACAGGTCGGCGCGGGCCATCTGCCGGCGGCCATTCGCCAGGGCATGGACGGTGTCTGGCTGGCACTGCTGCTCGGTATCGGCGTGATCGCCGTCGTCCTTCCACTGGCGCCCGGCATCGTGGACCTCTTCGGTGCCTCCACGACCGCGGCCCCCTACGCCACGACGTATTTGCGCATCTCCGCGCTGGGCATCCCGGCCATGCTCATCGTCCTCGCCGCCACGGGAGTGCTCCGCGGACTGCAGGACACCAGGACCCCGCTCTACGTCGCCGTCGCGGGCTTTGTCGCCAACGGTGCGCTCAATGCGGGACTTGTCTACGGTGCCGGGCTCGGCATCGCCGGTTCGGCCTGGGGCACGGTTATCGCCCAGTGCGGCATTGCGGCCGTCTATCTGACCGTGGTCGTACGGGGGGCCCGTCGGTACGGGGCTTCCCTCCGTCCGGACACCGCCGGGATCCGGGCCTCGGCTCAGGCAGGCGTTCCGCTTCTGGTCCGCACGCTGTCGCTGCGGGCGATCCTGATGATCGCCACGGCGGTCGCGGCACGTCTGGGCGACGCCGATATCGCCGCTCACCAGATCATCCTGTCCTTGTGGAGCCTGCTCGCCTTCGCTCTCGACGCGATAGCGATCGCGGGACAGGCCATCATCGGCCGCTATCTCGGCGCGAACGACCCCCTTGGAGCCCGTGAGGCCTGCCGTCGCATGGTCCAGTGGGGCATGGCGACCGGTGTGGTCCTCGGTATGCTCGTGGTGGCTGCCCGGCCGCTCTTCCTGCCACTGTTCACCAGTGACTCCGTGGTCAAGGATGCGGCGCTCCCCGCACTGCTGTTGGTGGCGCTCTCGCAACCCGTCTGCGGGATCGTCTTCGTGCTGGATGGAGTCCTGATGGGTGCCGGTGACGGGCCGTACCTGGCCGGGGCGATGGTCGTGACGCTGGCGGTGTTCACTCCCGTCGCCCTGCTGGTCCCCACGCTCGGCGGCGGTCTCACCGCGCTGTGGGCGGCCATGACGCTGATGATGACGGTCCGCATGCTGACGTTGTGGCTGCGCACCCGGTCGGGCAGATGGATCGTGACGGGCGCGACCCGCTGA
- the rplI gene encoding 50S ribosomal protein L9, producing the protein MKIILTHEVSGLGAAGDVVDVKDGYARNYLIPRKFAIRWTKGGEKDVEQIRRARKIHEIQTIEQANQVKAQLEGVKVRLAVRSGDSGRLFGSVTPADIASAIKASGGPEVDKRRIELSAPIKTLGGHETSVRLHPEVAAKVNIEVVAA; encoded by the coding sequence ATGAAGATCATCCTCACCCACGAGGTCTCCGGCCTCGGTGCCGCCGGCGACGTCGTCGACGTCAAGGACGGTTACGCTCGCAACTACCTGATCCCGCGGAAGTTCGCTATCCGCTGGACCAAGGGTGGCGAGAAGGACGTCGAGCAGATCCGTCGCGCTCGCAAGATCCACGAGATCCAGACCATCGAGCAGGCCAACCAGGTCAAGGCCCAGCTCGAGGGCGTGAAGGTCCGTCTGGCCGTCCGCTCCGGCGACTCCGGCCGTCTCTTCGGTTCCGTCACCCCGGCCGACATCGCGTCCGCGATCAAGGCTTCCGGTGGCCCCGAGGTCGACAAGCGTCGCATCGAGCTGTCTGCCCCGATCAAGACCCTGGGCGGCCACGAGACGTCCGTGCGTCTGCACCCCGAGGTTGCCGCCAAGGTCAACATCGAGGTCGTCGCGGCGTAA
- the rpsR gene encoding 30S ribosomal protein S18, whose product MAKPPVRKPKKKVCAFCKDKVTYVDYKDTNMLRKFISDRGKIRARRVTGNCTQHQRDVATAVKNSREMALLPYTSTAR is encoded by the coding sequence ATGGCGAAGCCGCCTGTGCGCAAGCCGAAGAAGAAGGTCTGCGCTTTCTGCAAGGACAAGGTCACGTACGTGGACTACAAGGACACGAACATGCTGCGGAAGTTCATTTCCGACCGCGGCAAGATCCGTGCCCGCCGCGTGACCGGCAACTGCACGCAGCACCAGCGTGACGTCGCCACGGCCGTCAAGAACAGCCGTGAGATGGCGCTGCTGCCCTACACGTCCACCGCGCGCTAA
- a CDS encoding single-stranded DNA-binding protein, whose protein sequence is MAGETVITVIGNLVDDPELRFTPSGAAVAKFRVASTPRTFDRQTNEWKDGESLFLTCSVWRQAAENVAESLQRGMRVIVQGRLKQRSYEDREGVKRTVYELDVEEVGPSLRNATAKVTKTAGGARGGQGGYGGGGGQGGGGWGGGPGGGQQGGGAPADDPWATGAPAGGNQGGGGWGGGSGGASGGGGGYSDEPPF, encoded by the coding sequence ATGGCAGGCGAGACCGTCATCACGGTCATCGGCAATCTTGTCGACGACCCCGAGCTGCGCTTCACCCCGTCCGGTGCGGCGGTCGCGAAGTTCCGTGTCGCGTCCACTCCCCGCACCTTCGACCGCCAGACCAACGAGTGGAAGGACGGCGAGAGCCTCTTCCTGACCTGCTCGGTCTGGCGTCAGGCGGCGGAGAACGTCGCCGAGTCGCTCCAGCGAGGCATGCGCGTCATCGTGCAGGGCCGGTTGAAGCAGCGGTCCTACGAGGACCGTGAGGGCGTCAAGCGCACGGTCTACGAGCTGGACGTCGAGGAAGTCGGCCCCAGCCTCCGCAACGCCACGGCCAAGGTCACCAAGACCGCCGGTGGCGCTCGCGGTGGCCAGGGTGGTTACGGCGGCGGTGGCGGCCAGGGTGGCGGCGGCTGGGGCGGAGGCCCCGGTGGCGGCCAGCAGGGCGGCGGCGCTCCGGCCGACGACCCTTGGGCGACCGGCGCTCCCGCCGGTGGCAACCAGGGTGGTGGCGGCTGGGGCGGTGGTTCCGGCGGAGCCTCTGGCGGCGGTGGCGGCTACTCGGACGAGCCCCCCTTCTAG
- the rpsF gene encoding 30S ribosomal protein S6, with translation MRHYEVMVILDPDLEERAVAPLIENFLSVVREGNGKVEKVDTWGRRRLAYEIKKKPEGIYSVIDLQAEPVVVKELDRQMNLNESVLRTKVLRPETH, from the coding sequence ATGCGTCACTACGAGGTGATGGTCATCCTCGACCCCGATCTGGAGGAGCGCGCTGTCGCCCCCCTGATCGAGAACTTCCTCTCCGTCGTCCGTGAGGGCAACGGCAAGGTGGAGAAGGTCGACACCTGGGGCCGTCGTCGTCTCGCGTACGAGATCAAGAAGAAGCCCGAGGGCATCTACTCGGTCATCGACCTGCAGGCCGAGCCTGTGGTCGTCAAGGAGCTCGACCGCCAGATGAACCTGAACGAGTCGGTCCTCCGGACCAAGGTCCTCCGCCCCGAGACCCACTGA